AAGTGTTTGTTCATCGAAAAATCGGGACTTACAGATGGATCAACAGACGAACGACGACGGTGTCGTTCGAAATAGGGTTACAAATAGCATTGACGTACCTGAACACGAGTTAGCAAGTCAGTCAACGGTAGACGCGGTAGATGACAAGTATCAGACGAGGTCTGTTCATAGAATACGTAGCGATGAAGAGACGAGCGATTCGAGGTCCACCGACGAGACGGATCGCTCGACGGCGAACTTGCATTTAGAGAAGCCCGAGAGTGAAGGAACCAACGAGAAGGATGAAGAACGATCGGGACTCTGGAAGGTGAATAAACTGGTGGAGGAAATCGTGAGGTTAAAGGCTGAACGATTAGAGTATCGGTGTACCAGCGAAAGACTCGCGAGTGAGTTGGATGAGCAGAAGGAGCTTGTGAAGAAGTTGACGGAGAATTATGAGGTGCGTTTTGGAGCAGGATGAAGTGTCTTtggaacgaagatattttaagAGTGTATTCTACTGTCGCAATCAGTGTAGTGATAGAAAAATTGCTGTCTGTTACATTAGAAATTGTGAAGATTCTAGGAAACCACTTGAAACGACTGTCTTCGGGAATGATCTTATTtagggaaaatatttatttgaggaAAAGTGTGTTGcatttactatatttaaaaCCCATAGATGAAGGATTTATGGATTCTTGTTTACttgatgttttttttaaatactctaATCAATGTATGTTCGTGAAATTTGATTCTTAATCGTATAGCATGTGCACATAATTCTCTGTTAAATTGTATTCTATACGAGAAGTAATGTGttgattaatgtttattaaagttattattttacttttgatTAAAAAAGATCTGTAAACGCAAAGGCAGATTTAGGCGTAGGTATTAGATAGATGTAGCTAGGTATTTGATAGTTTACGTGATCGTACATTTTGTACAATGTGAAAAATTGTTCGCAGACATCGAAGACGCGATATGAGGAAATGGAGTCCAGCTTACGGGAACGCGGTGAAGAATACGAGAGGCTCATGGCGAAATTCGACTTCGCCACGAAAGAAACAGAGAGGTTGTTGAAGGAGATCGACACGTACAACGCAGAAAAAGACACTGCCGAAGCTAGGATCTCTAGCCTGGAGGAAGATTTACAGAAGTCGTTGATAGAGAAAGAGCAAATTAAAAGCATCGAGAGCCAGAAGACGTCGAAATTAAAGGCGCAGCTGTCCGAGGAGGTATCGGACAAAAAGAAGCAGATAAAAGCTCTCGAAGACGCTTTGGATGAGATTCAAAGACTGAAGGAGACTATCAAGACTGAGAAGAAGAGTGACGACGACGGCGCTTCAAAAGAAGATATAGGTATCGTTTATTTATACATGTGCCTTCCATgagaatttttctaaaattcaatttcgttgATTGTAAGATCGACAAGTGAAAACTTAGAGGATCTGCATAAGatatttatcatataattattaaattcggttttagaattgtaaaatgtataatacaattaCCAATAtctgtttcattatattttataaagtacatacttcgtttttaataaaacgaTTAATTATGATATTTGTAAGCTtcatatacaaataattatttaccaaTTAGTATATGAAAAGACTgtggaataaatttatattttatatataatggaCTGCGAAACTTAAGCAGGATAGGAAACTAGCCGGGATGATCATTTAATTTTGCAGACCCAATCGATTCGATAGACGATCCGCAAGAAAGTCCTCCAGCCGATCGCACGACAAATATTGAAGAATTCAAGAAAGAGTTGACTTTGAAGCGAGAAGCCAGGCAGCGAGCGATAGCAGCCGTTTCGTCGGAAATGGAGCGGCTCAGACGCGAATTGGACGCGGAGAAAGAAGCTCATTCCGAGACGTCAAGGGTTTTAGATCTCCTGAGGTCTGCACAGAACGATTCGCAGGGCCAGGTGCAAGCTAGAGAGGCTGACGGGAGCATCAGGAGATCTAGGTACAAAGATCCGAAGCCGGATGAACATGAATTGGCAATGAAACGCATGGAGGCTCAACGATTGACGAGTATATTGAAGGTAAAGTGGTATcaacaattttgaaaaaatacgttttaatacatgaaaatttaactgtttcgttttatatcgtattggtATTTTTAACGACATGTGTAGACAATTTATTCTCTAAAAAGATTAGAATTAAGTTGAAACGGTTAAATATATTCGACTATGCTAAATgtgcttttaaaataaaaaagttgatCGAAAAAGCAtgataattcatcgttgaataaTCAGTGATCTCACGAGAACTgattcatgaaaataattttaaaactttcCGCAAGAGCGGACAtagttatttttgtaaaaataaaatttcgcaTTCACCCGtgaaaaaaatacaatgatTCGATACTGGGTATACgtaatagataaaaatatattctctttCATCCGATCTTCGAAACGTTTCATAGAATGAAGCTTTCATTTTACTCAACTCCTATTTATTGGAATGTTTGTCACTTACACACTTTGCAGTCGATCAAATTTAGTAAACaaattcgttattaataattaatttatcaataatatactgagtttaattaatttaccttaATTATCCCAAAACGAGGACGGTAAAATTAACGTAAATCGATTCGAggttattatatattcattatatgcAGCTAACTCGAAGCTGAATCAATTATGCCCATATACATACAGTAAATTGATCagcaatgaaatttataattactaaaCAATTCATTACCAAATTTGTGTGAAATAGATCAAAGCGTTCCAGCTGTAATTACCTTCAACTATTACCAGCATTCTAATTATCCTTAAAATTTGCTTTCCAAACTCTAGGTCTCCGACGAGCTGCGGAACGACATTCGTTTCCAGATCGAGAAAGTGGACGACTTGCGTTATCACCTGGAAACTGATCCCGATCAGCATCGTTGCCGCATCCGTTTCTTGACAGACGTTACGAATAAGACACGAGAAGCTCTTCAATCCCGAGAAAGTCGTGCCAACGAGCTGAAAGACCATCTCGCGCAGATTCTGGTCCGATTAGGGGACAGAAGTTTCTTAGACCTGAAGGATGACGTTGGCCTGGAGTGCGAACGTCAGCTGGAGAACATCAATAGCCTGAAAACCCTCTACAACGAGAGGCTGAAAGTGCTGACCGAATTGAAAGACTCAGCGGTCAGGGAACTCACCGATGTCAAGGAGAGATTGGATCATACATTGAAGAAGTCCGAGTGCTTGGAAGAAGACTTGAAGAAGGCTGACGAAAaggtatattgaagtttaagtTAATGAAACGAAGATTGCAGCTTGAAAACTGATTGCTCTTCGTGGCAGATCGATGCTCAAGACTCCGAGATATCGAACTTGGAGTCGCAGCTGGGACTCACCAAGGCAGATTGTAGGGATCTACAGAATCAGATGTCACTCATCAATGGGCTCTTCACGCAGATGCTTCTGGGTGCTTCCTCTGCCGACATGGACCTCGATCGATTGACTCAGTTACTTCAGGTATTATTCACACGATCAAGTTTCTgacgtttaattatatttctatacctCAATGAACATTTGTAATGAACTAAACTACAATAGATTATTggtatttatgaaaattcatcTTTCTTTGCTTTCCTTCGTTatcgtataatttttatatatttctgcatAATTTTATACTACCGAGTTCCATTGTGTTAATCTACATTTTGGCACGCGTTTTCATGGGAAGAGCATGAATACAGTTTTTAAGCAAGTAGATCATATTTAATTGAtggataatcaatttgaaacaaatttctttGGTTCAGGAGAATCATGATTTAATAAGTAATATAGCAAGAGAGGAGGGCACCGAGGCAGCAGCGCTTCCAAAGCTGCTTTTGGACCTGGTGGAACAAGTCGAGGGTAGCAAAGGCTCCCAAAAGCGCAGTGACGGGGAGAATGGAGCCGAAAATGAGATAGAAAAGAAAGACGACGATCTACAACAGGAAGAAATAGCACACAATCTGCCTAAggtattatttgttaaattaaataccaTCTAGCGTGTATAAATGAAGTAAGAGCTTTGAAAATTCAACATATCGTTCCTTAGGTCTGGCGTGTTTTACTGGAACTACTAAGTTGTCACGCTGAAGGAGCTCAAACCGCATCAGCGGCAACATCTTCGGACCCTAACAGTTGTTACAAGTCCGTGGATACTCCAGCTGGACCTACATTAGTGATATCAGTCAGCAAGACGTACATTCGTCTAAAGGAATTGATACTAGAGAAGAAACACTTGGAGAAGGAAATGAACAGGATGAAGCAGCTGAATTCTCATTTGGAATGTAAACTTGGAGAACAGGtagggaaaaaatgaaatcattgTACTAAAAGATAAATGGATTGTTCGTTATTCACTCTAAATTacgtaaattaatattgttcttCGATTATACGAGTACTCATGTAAGCTAGATATGGAAAGAGAATTTGAAGTCAGTTTTATATCTTTGtaagaaaagtaatttttatgattGACGCTAATGGTGATCTTTACTCAGGAAAAGAGGTTGTCAGCAGTATCAGCGGAGCTTAGTAAAACTTGGACCATTGTTGACCGAATGCAGGCTCAGCACCAGCAGCTGCACACCCACGAGAAGATTTTACGATACGAGTTGCAACAAAAGCGGAAAATGCTGCAGGAGTTGAAGCAAGAGTTAGAGTACTGCCGCGAGAAATGGGAGTCTGCCAGACAGAAGAACACCAACACGGAGTTAGAGTGGAGGAGTTTGCGACGAGAGTTCGCTGCGAGGAAAGCTATGGCTGTTCATGATTCGTTTAGTAACAGGTGAGTCAGTTTCGACAATTAATCGTTTGTAATTCTTAGATTTCTGAATACAAAGGAAAAGTTAGTTTAAATATACAGAAATTCGTAGAAGTTTCGGAGATCAGTTTTCCTGACAACACAAGGTGAAAATCGGGAATTTATAGTTAACGATAACTTGAAAACGTAGTCAAAAACGTCATGAAAGTTACctatcaattttcttcttcctttgtgtttaatatattcatctttcacaaaaatttaaaacttttgCAACATATGCAGCGCTGAGAGTGGATTCAGCGACGAACGAGGAGACGATACCGACGAGGAAGAGGACAACGCAGTTGAAGAAAGAATTAGGCTGGGCTCTCGCAGGAGACCGCGAAAGGTGCATCATCATTTCTATCTTTCatctgaattattaaaaaattattggaaacattttaatacgtgaaacaatgaattaatattctgaaattatagGAGAGTCCTCGAGCACCATCGCCAGACACAGAATCAGAGCAGCCAACCGACACGGAACTCTCAGAACCAAAAACAAGTTCTTCAACGACTCTGGGTCAACGAACGCCCAGTCCGGAAACGGAAGCTGAACTGGACGAGACCGAAGCAACAGAAATAACTTTGAATACTGAATCTGAAGATGTAAGAGAAGTATCAATAACTACTAAGcttaaataaacattcaatttcatAATGAAACCGAAGATCTTCATGAAATTATaccaaatatataataaaacataaaataaataactcaatattgttttaacaataatattaatatctttttatttatttttataattatattaatattattataatataatttattgtttttatccCCAGCAGCTGATATCAGATGGCTCACAAGAATCCCTGGATCCCCTAGACCAAGCTCTATCAAACGTCATTCAGAATCTCATCGTCATGAACGATCCAAACGCAACACCACCAGACTACGAAAATCCAATCGAAGAAGCGATTATCACCGAAATCATCGCAAACAGTGAATCCTCGTTATCTTTGCCTACCACAGACCCAAACATCGAACCTTGTACTCCAACACAGAATCCAGAATCACCAGAAATTACCAACGAAGAATGTCCTGTCGTGGAAGTTTCCCACCACGAAGAGCTACCGATCATCACGGAAGATCCCCAGAAGGCAGCAGAAGCGGACGGTGAGAAAGCAAAGAACGAAGAATCACCCTTGACCTCGTCTGTGTCTCACGTACCCATCGTAACTAGCCCAGCCAGCACGCAGCATGTTTTCATTATCGGACCCCTCCCCCCGTCAACACCATCGATCGTGAAAAATGTCCAGTTCAGCGATCCCCTGATCATGGGCCCGTCTAATTCATTTTTTGCTCCAGTCTTCGGCACACCATTGTCAGACACGGACGATCATTTCGACGGCGTATCCTTTTCATCCTCGTTCGATTCGTCTGCGTCGATTTCGCCCTCGTGTCAGGACAACGAGTCCAAGAGCCCGGAGAAACGCGCTGGCAAGTCGGTAGACAACGTCATCGACTCGGACAGCGTTTCGGTGGACTCGTCATCGAGCTTGGAAACGGTTAAAGAATTTCCTGCAGCGGAACCGCTGGCTGAAGCTGAGAAAAAAGAGAATGCggaaacgaagaaagaggaGACTAAGGCCACCCCGAAAACTAGGACTCCTGAGGAAGCTTTAGCTGCTAGGGAAGATAGATTGAAGAGACTGGAGGAGCAAGCTAAGTGGTTGATGAATAAGATGAATGCTACTAGCAGGAGAGGATCCGCGTTGAGCACCAGGCTGGAAGAGCTTCACGAAGCTTACGGCGAACCACCTGCACCTCCGCCGATGCCAGATGTCCTGCCTAGTAGAAGGTTGAGGACGAACTTAGCGGATTTGCGACCACAGGTGAGATTGAATTAATTGGTTGTCGATGGAGTTTGACGGGGATGTAGTAGGTGTAATGTTATGAAGAATActtgatgaaatatttaatgatctGAATGGTAGACAAATTGTGGACTATATGCAATTATGGGATTTATAAGTGGGTCAGATGCAACAAAATGCAAAGTGAGGAGGATTGAGATATGTTCAAGTTACGTGTGACtagataacatttttaattaacgttGTGAGTTGTTTATTTCAATTACCGAAGAAGAGAATAAATTGGATTCAATCTGTGCGGCACGGAGAACTGAAAACAAAGAAGTTGCTTTTGTCTTGAAAAGAACGTAActgataaattaagtattatcaTTAGCCTTCAAGATTCATATCTCGTGTATCTcgtctttaattttttattgatattatcaATCTTTTCTTTATCCTGTTATTTATAGAATtcttaatttaaataacaaaataatataaatgtgtaGATTATCCAAATAATCTTAAATCCAATTTTGTGTTCAAAGAGCAGGTAACCCGATCTTATCAGTACCATGTTGCATTACTCATTGGTACAGAAACTTAAAATATAACAGTTACGTCATTGAATTCTACAATAAAGATTTGATTTACTGACTTCTGAAGACCGGTGAGGCGTCCCTACGAATAACAAATTGTTGACTGTTTCGTTTTTCAGGCATCTGAATCATCTGCCACAGAAGACACGGAAAATACTAGGAAACCCGTCTCGAGCGAAATTTCCAACGAATCATCGTCGGATAAGGCGCCTTAAGACGCCCACCATATTTATTGTACGAAGAAACATTGCTCGACGTTTATTTTCGTCATAGACGGAAGCACGTGTACGTATCGGACTCTGAAAATGCGTTGGCTCTCATTGTAAACAAGCTTTACGTAATTGCAATGGATCGAAATGTTTTGGCTTCGGCGCAACAATAAAATTAAGGCTCAGACAAGAACAAACCGAATGCTATAAATAGTGTTTACCAACTTGATTGTGCCTTCTTACACGATTTTTCGAATCTACGAACCATTTTAACTCATGATATACTAAATAAAGGAAAAGACTTTGAAACATATCATCGATTCAAAGCGGTCGACGTTCTTacttaagtatttttattatcgaTGTGCCATCGTTGATATCGGTATAAGTAATCTCTTGTCGTTCCTAACTGCGGAAGTAAATGTGATCACTCATGAATCCGTTCCTGTTTTGTACCTTCTACAATTGTACCTACTAATTTCTCTACGCACATAAAGAATCAATAAACATCACTGTGGTTTTATTAAGCAACTAATCCCATAATAATAACCATAAATTGAACtggaaaaaaaattgtaaatcgtTTTCTGAAAATCTATCTTAAATGGCGATTCAATGTTTTCGTTACACAAATCTGTGGAGATAATACTGCAGTTCACGATTGCATTGCAATTCGGCTAATtgcttttcaaataaaatatcaaactaaTTATTGTACAAAGTGTTTACAGACTTTCTTACCAGTAAACTATTTCTAACGGAAATAggggttgaaaaataaattccgaCGAGTTTCTCATTGATGGGATCgatatgatttattttaaaataattaacaatcttCAGGATGTAAAACTTTCTCGTCATGCACCTCCCGTCCGCGCAATCGAACGCTCGATGAGTTTTCTATAACTATATGTATACGATAGATATGTATAATATTCACAAGACGTCGCTATCGTAGATTAATAAAATTCGTACAAAATCGTGTATGTAACAAAAACAGCTTTAGGTACGCTAAGTTCTCACATATGCATTCCTCGCGAAAGGcgcgaataattaaaaaatgaaatgaaagaaattagaGATTCTTCCGTTTAGTCGACATCGAGTGCGTCGAGCAACAATTGTTCGCAATTATCTTACGTTTCTTTACAACGGTGAAAGACACTCGATCTACAAATACACTTTCAATACactcacacacacgcacgcacgcacgcacatcGACTCAAACACAAGTACCCACTCGAAATGATTGTCTACCATTACCATGCACGCTGTTCCGTAACTGCTAATGATCTATTAAAATAAGATTTATCTACAGACTTTATATCCTAGTATTGGCCATCTACATTACCTTTTTGATCGGTTAATCTCATTCATTGTGGTTCTTAtcattaaaaagaagaaacacgGCTTCACTCGCCCGTATCACAATGCACACGCGGTACACCATTCGTCGCTACGCTAACAGAAGTGGCAAACATACGATGACACGAGAAGTACATACATAACTACGTTGGCACGCTTGAAAAGGACTGGTTGTACAAAAATACGGTACAAAGGTCTATCTACATGTAAAATCgtcttacaaaaatatttcggaatcttcaatttaaaaacatattacattctccttctcctttttGCTCGTCGCGACAATAAACATTTCCAAATTTAACGCGCGAATTTAGACGCTTCGAAATTTCGACATTAAAACTCTATCATTAAATACCATCCTccgagaaatagagagaaaaaaaaaacaataaattatccGGACACGCTTTAGCGCTCCGTAAGGCACGCCCCGAGGCTCCCTGAATTTTTGTACAAGagatattcaattttctaaacaaCACGGCGCCGACATTGATAACACGCTCGAGTTGTCCTGCGCCGGGCGCGGTATCACTTCGATTACGATTAATCACCGAGAACGTC
This genomic window from Nomia melanderi isolate GNS246 chromosome 9, iyNomMela1, whole genome shotgun sequence contains:
- the LOC116432803 gene encoding uncharacterized protein LOC116432803 isoform X2, which gives rise to MGAAGSSSGAPPPATPLGSQSGETFIYGTEESCCPEYTNENIRQRTKTSAFDVGEEPRSQGPSPYATLRGEEWWDQRPSAPSVSNLRPRRRETLLTYAQMTGWQTAEGHGPSFLQHHQEAMELSRVISQLAVANQQLASAHTTTLSHLEELYKQLRNERESKRREGSPIASNEAAKKRLTTDHVEIDDEGRQRLELRIDRLENLLKDNWNDYQDRQRNLQQEEDRNHRSRIDRLELTPKAPGLEDEDGRTTSVCSSKNRDLQMDQQTNDDGVVRNRVTNSIDVPEHELASQSTVDAVDDKYQTRSVHRIRSDEETSDSRSTDETDRSTANLHLEKPESEGTNEKDEERSGLWKVNKLVEEIVRLKAERLEYRCTSERLASELDEQKELVKKLTENYETSKTRYEEMESSLRERGEEYERLMAKFDFATKETERLLKEIDTYNAEKDTAEARISSLEEDLQKSLIEKEQIKSIESQKTSKLKAQLSEEVSDKKKQIKALEDALDEIQRLKETIKTEKKSDDDGASKEDIDPIDSIDDPQESPPADRTTNIEEFKKELTLKREARQRAIAAVSSEMERLRRELDAEKEAHSETSRVLDLLRSAQNDSQGQVQAREADGSIRRSRYKDPKPDEHELAMKRMEAQRLTSILKVSDELRNDIRFQIEKVDDLRYHLETDPDQHRCRIRFLTDVTNKTREALQSRESRANELKDHLAQILVRLGDRSFLDLKDDVGLECERQLENINSLKTLYNERLKVLTELKDSAVRELTDVKERLDHTLKKSECLEEDLKKADEKIDAQDSEISNLESQLGLTKADCRDLQNQMSLINGLFTQMLLGASSADMDLDRLTQLLQENHDLISNIAREEGTEAAALPKLLLDLVEQVEGSKGSQKRSDGENGAENEIEKKDDDLQQEEIAHNLPKVWRVLLELLSCHAEGAQTASAATSSDPNSCYKSVDTPAGPTLVISVSKTYIRLKELILEKKHLEKEMNRMKQLNSHLECKLGEQEKRLSAVSAELSKTWTIVDRMQAQHQQLHTHEKILRYELQQKRKMLQELKQELEYCREKWESARQKNTNTELEWRSLRREFAARKAMAVHDSFSNSAESGFSDERGDDTDEEEDNAVEERIRLGSRRRPRKESPRAPSPDTESEQPTDTELSEPKTSSSTTLGQRTPSPETEAELDETEATEITLNTESEDLISDGSQESLDPLDQALSNVIQNLIVMNDPNATPPDYENPIEEAIITEIIANSESSLSLPTTDPNIEPCTPTQNPESPEITNEECPVVEVSHHEELPIITEDPQKAAEADGEKAKNEESPLTSSVSHVPIVTSPASTQHVFIIGPLPPSTPSIVKNVQFSDPLIMGPSNSFFAPVFGTPLSDTDDHFDGVSFSSSFDSSASISPSCQDNESKSPEKRAGKSVDNVIDSDSVSVDSSSSLETVKEFPAAEPLAEAEKKENAETKKEETKATPKTRTPEEALAAREDRLKRLEEQAKWLMNKMNATSRRGSALSTRLEELHEAYGEPPAPPPMPDVLPSRRLRTNLADLRPQASESSATEDTENTRKPVSSEISNESSSDKAP
- the LOC116432803 gene encoding uncharacterized protein LOC116432803 isoform X3 translates to MGAAGSSSGAPPPATPLGSQSGETFIYGTEESCCPEYTNENIRQRTKTSAFDVGEEPRSQLTYAQMTGWQTAEGHGPSFLQHHQEAMELSRVISQLAVANQQLASAHTTTLSHLEELYKQLRNERESKRREGSPIASNEAAKKRLTTDHVEIDDEGRQRLELRIDRLENLLKDNWNDYQDRQRNLQQEEDRNHRSRIDRLELTPKAPGLEDEDGRTTSVCSSKNRDLQMDQQTNDDGVVRNRVTNSIDVPEHELASQSTVDAVDDKYQTRSVHRIRSDEETSDSRSTDETDRSTANLHLEKPESEGTNEKDEERSGLWKVNKLVEEIVRLKAERLEYRCTSERLASELDEQKELVKKLTENYETSKTRYEEMESSLRERGEEYERLMAKFDFATKETERLLKEIDTYNAEKDTAEARISSLEEDLQKSLIEKEQIKSIESQKTSKLKAQLSEEVSDKKKQIKALEDALDEIQRLKETIKTEKKSDDDGASKEDIDPIDSIDDPQESPPADRTTNIEEFKKELTLKREARQRAIAAVSSEMERLRRELDAEKEAHSETSRVLDLLRSAQNDSQGQVQAREADGSIRRSRYKDPKPDEHELAMKRMEAQRLTSILKVSDELRNDIRFQIEKVDDLRYHLETDPDQHRCRIRFLTDVTNKTREALQSRESRANELKDHLAQILVRLGDRSFLDLKDDVGLECERQLENINSLKTLYNERLKVLTELKDSAVRELTDVKERLDHTLKKSECLEEDLKKADEKIDAQDSEISNLESQLGLTKADCRDLQNQMSLINGLFTQMLLGASSADMDLDRLTQLLQENHDLISNIAREEGTEAAALPKLLLDLVEQVEGSKGSQKRSDGENGAENEIEKKDDDLQQEEIAHNLPKVWRVLLELLSCHAEGAQTASAATSSDPNSCYKSVDTPAGPTLVISVSKTYIRLKELILEKKHLEKEMNRMKQLNSHLECKLGEQEKRLSAVSAELSKTWTIVDRMQAQHQQLHTHEKILRYELQQKRKMLQELKQELEYCREKWESARQKNTNTELEWRSLRREFAARKAMAVHDSFSNSAESGFSDERGDDTDEEEDNAVEERIRLGSRRRPRKESPRAPSPDTESEQPTDTELSEPKTSSSTTLGQRTPSPETEAELDETEATEITLNTESEDQLISDGSQESLDPLDQALSNVIQNLIVMNDPNATPPDYENPIEEAIITEIIANSESSLSLPTTDPNIEPCTPTQNPESPEITNEECPVVEVSHHEELPIITEDPQKAAEADGEKAKNEESPLTSSVSHVPIVTSPASTQHVFIIGPLPPSTPSIVKNVQFSDPLIMGPSNSFFAPVFGTPLSDTDDHFDGVSFSSSFDSSASISPSCQDNESKSPEKRAGKSVDNVIDSDSVSVDSSSSLETVKEFPAAEPLAEAEKKENAETKKEETKATPKTRTPEEALAAREDRLKRLEEQAKWLMNKMNATSRRGSALSTRLEELHEAYGEPPAPPPMPDVLPSRRLRTNLADLRPQASESSATEDTENTRKPVSSEISNESSSDKAP
- the LOC116432803 gene encoding uncharacterized protein LOC116432803 isoform X1 → MGAAGSSSGAPPPATPLGSQSGETFIYGTEESCCPEYTNENIRQRTKTSAFDVGEEPRSQGPSPYATLRGEEWWDQRPSAPSVSNLRPRRRETLLTYAQMTGWQTAEGHGPSFLQHHQEAMELSRVISQLAVANQQLASAHTTTLSHLEELYKQLRNERESKRREGSPIASNEAAKKRLTTDHVEIDDEGRQRLELRIDRLENLLKDNWNDYQDRQRNLQQEEDRNHRSRIDRLELTPKAPGLEDEDGRTTSVCSSKNRDLQMDQQTNDDGVVRNRVTNSIDVPEHELASQSTVDAVDDKYQTRSVHRIRSDEETSDSRSTDETDRSTANLHLEKPESEGTNEKDEERSGLWKVNKLVEEIVRLKAERLEYRCTSERLASELDEQKELVKKLTENYETSKTRYEEMESSLRERGEEYERLMAKFDFATKETERLLKEIDTYNAEKDTAEARISSLEEDLQKSLIEKEQIKSIESQKTSKLKAQLSEEVSDKKKQIKALEDALDEIQRLKETIKTEKKSDDDGASKEDIDPIDSIDDPQESPPADRTTNIEEFKKELTLKREARQRAIAAVSSEMERLRRELDAEKEAHSETSRVLDLLRSAQNDSQGQVQAREADGSIRRSRYKDPKPDEHELAMKRMEAQRLTSILKVSDELRNDIRFQIEKVDDLRYHLETDPDQHRCRIRFLTDVTNKTREALQSRESRANELKDHLAQILVRLGDRSFLDLKDDVGLECERQLENINSLKTLYNERLKVLTELKDSAVRELTDVKERLDHTLKKSECLEEDLKKADEKIDAQDSEISNLESQLGLTKADCRDLQNQMSLINGLFTQMLLGASSADMDLDRLTQLLQENHDLISNIAREEGTEAAALPKLLLDLVEQVEGSKGSQKRSDGENGAENEIEKKDDDLQQEEIAHNLPKVWRVLLELLSCHAEGAQTASAATSSDPNSCYKSVDTPAGPTLVISVSKTYIRLKELILEKKHLEKEMNRMKQLNSHLECKLGEQEKRLSAVSAELSKTWTIVDRMQAQHQQLHTHEKILRYELQQKRKMLQELKQELEYCREKWESARQKNTNTELEWRSLRREFAARKAMAVHDSFSNSAESGFSDERGDDTDEEEDNAVEERIRLGSRRRPRKESPRAPSPDTESEQPTDTELSEPKTSSSTTLGQRTPSPETEAELDETEATEITLNTESEDQLISDGSQESLDPLDQALSNVIQNLIVMNDPNATPPDYENPIEEAIITEIIANSESSLSLPTTDPNIEPCTPTQNPESPEITNEECPVVEVSHHEELPIITEDPQKAAEADGEKAKNEESPLTSSVSHVPIVTSPASTQHVFIIGPLPPSTPSIVKNVQFSDPLIMGPSNSFFAPVFGTPLSDTDDHFDGVSFSSSFDSSASISPSCQDNESKSPEKRAGKSVDNVIDSDSVSVDSSSSLETVKEFPAAEPLAEAEKKENAETKKEETKATPKTRTPEEALAAREDRLKRLEEQAKWLMNKMNATSRRGSALSTRLEELHEAYGEPPAPPPMPDVLPSRRLRTNLADLRPQASESSATEDTENTRKPVSSEISNESSSDKAP